One SAR324 cluster bacterium genomic window, AGCAATTTCAGCAAGTATATTCAGGTGGATTTCAGGATCATCTTTTGGACTGATCACCAGAAAAACCAGACGGACAATTGCTTCTTCTGATTCCCAATGAAGCCCAAAAGGAGCGATTGCGACCACGCAGATTGGCTCGGATATGTCTGGTGAATAAGCGTGTGGAATAGATACGTCATGGCTCAACCTAGTTGAAAAACTTTTCTCTCGCGACAATAGTTCTTTCACAATTTCAGAAACTTTGAGATCTGGGAAGCGATCTTTTGCCTTTTCTACCATCGTATCAAATAATTCGTCCATTGTGGCTGAAGAGGGAAAGATGACTTGCTCAGGATAGGTATAGAAGAGCAGATAGCAGGCTTTTTGTCGGAAGATCAAGACCGAGCCTTCCTGATCATTCGGAAGTTCGGGTTGTAACTAAATGTGCTTACCTAACTGCAAGATAAGAGGAATCGTGTCATGTCTCAATTTGGGGGGCAATTCCTTAAGGTTTGCTTTGGCAATGACAGCATCTTTATTGCGAAGCGTGTACTCAATTTGAGTAGGTTTTGGCAGATTATTCCAAATTGGTTGACCAAGACCCCCAATAGGATGTTCCTGCCTCGCACTGTCCGGTGACCAGCGAAAGACATGCTTTCTCCCAACTACTTCTGCCCAACGTTCACAAATCAATTGATTCAAGTCCCGATTATCTGTCAAAGCCAATACGTTGCCAATAAAAGGGTAAAATTCTGGTGGGAGTCCTGTTTGATCTAGGGCGTTGCCACGCAAGACACGAAGGCCCTCTGATTCAGCCTGCCGGGCTAACTCTGTGTTGGTGTCCATCAAAACACAAGGATGTCCAGTTGTCTGTTCAATAAATGAGGCTACTCGACGTGCCAATAAATGCACCCCGATGATCAGCCAACCCTGACGGTCCTGAGATTTAACACGGAGGAAATTTGCAACTTTTCCTGCGCTTAGGCCCTGAATAATGACTGTGAATCCAATAACGCTGAACATGAACGCCTGTAAAAAATTTGCTTGGTTTCCCAAACTCGGCTCAAGCCTCAGGGCAAATAAGGAAGCCATCGCGCCAGCGATAATTCCCCTTGGTCCATCCAACTCAGAAAGCAACGCTCACGGATGCATAGATCTGTCCTAAAGCTTGAAGTAATCACACCGAGAGGACGAATTAAAATGACAACACCTAAAATCAACCAAATCCCGTTGTCGAAGATGAAGTTCGCAAAATCGGTGAGACGTAGTTGGGCTGACAATAAAATGAATAATATCGCAATCGACATCTCTGTCAGTTCTTGTTTGAATTGCTTGAGCTGTTTGATTCCTCACTTTTGCTCAGCCCCAACATAAATCCCATTATGATGACTGTGAGCAAGCCAGCCTCATGAACCACATCGGCCACCCCAAAAGCTAGTAACGCTCATGCCAGCGCTAAAATGTTTGTGTATTCACGTTGAATCCAATGACGGTTGATGGCAACCAGTAAAATATAGCCTCCCACCAGGCCTGTTCCCATACCCACCAATAAACGTAAACCAAATCCTTCAAGTGCATTCAGGGTAAGACTTCCTGCAAAGAACCACTCGAAGCAAAGAACCGTGATAAAAACCCCAATTGGGTCAATTAAAACTCCCTCCCAATGAAGAATGTGATGTAGGCGTTCGTTGACTCCAATTCTTCTAAGTAGGGGGTGAATGACAGTTGGTCCTGTCACAATGATGAGAGAACTTGCCAGTAAGCAGAAAGACAGAGAGTAGTTGAACCAGAAATGAATGAGAACGGTTGTTCCAAGCCAGGTGATCAATACCCCAATTGTCAGCAGCCGCCAGATGACTCTGGGAGTCTGCTCAAATCAAATTCGTTGTAGGGAAAGGTCTCCCTCAAACAGAATGACTGCGACACATCCTGAACAAGCAAATCGATACCATTACCTAACTTCACAGGATCAGTCAGGCCGCTAACTTCTGGTCCTAATAAAATTCCACCTAGTAGAAGAGGTACAATGGCAGGTATCCGGAGATGCTGGGCAGTGACCAATAGTGTCACCCCGGTTGCCAGGGCGATCACCAGAGTAGAAAGTTTAATGTGAACGGGATCCATTTGGGAGAGAAGAAATCCCGGGTGGGCTTTCAGGAATGGGTGAATGCGAGGCGATCCTCTATTTGAGAATCGCTCCTTCAACATTTTGAATGAAAGTTACCAGAGCTTGAACTTCTGGTACATCACCAAAAGCAGATTCAATCTGTTTTAGAGCATCTTCAGTTCGTAGATCTTGTCGGAAAAGAATCCTGTGAGCTTCAAGAATCTGATTGATCACTTTGCGTTCAAAGCCTTTTCGTCGGAGTCCAACAATGTTGATTCCTTTTACTTCGAAACGATTACCATAGCCAGTCGTGTAGGGTACGACGTGCTTGTCAATTAGAGACCCTGCACCAGTATAAGCATAGGAGCCAATGTGGACAAACTGGGTCACCCCGTTTTGACCACCGAGCGTAATAAAGTCTTCCATCACTACGTGACCGCTCAGACCAGTATAGTTAGCCAGGACATTGTGGTTCCCTAAAACACAATCGTGAGCAACATGGACGTAGCCCATGAGGAGGTTATGATCTCCAATAATGGTTTTTCCACTTCCTTGGACAGTACCACGATGGACAGAGACGCACTCTCGGAACTGATTGTTTGAGCCTATAGTAAGAGTGGTTGGTTCACCGTCATATTTTAAATCTTGGGGAGCACTACCGATGTAAGAAAAAGGATAGAAGACGTTGTCTGAGCCCATTGTTGTTGGGCCTTCCACAGTCACATGGCTTTTCAAGATGCAGCGATCGCCTACAATGACATCAGGACCAACCACAGAGAACGGCCCAATTTCAACATCATTACCAATTTGGGAACGTTCATCCACCAGTGCTGTGGGATGAATCCACTGCATATGGGAACTCCTTTGATTCGTTTAAAATTGCCTTGAAATATAAACCTCACCTTTTTCGAAGACAAGTTCTTCACTCATAAATAGGGCTTTCAATTCGCTGGATTTGCAGAGATCCAATCAGACACATACTGAACTTGATTCTGAAAGACTTGCGTCATCCGAAAGGATGTAACGGCACTTGCAGCTAAGGGGAATTCCATGGGAGGAGCGAGGAGACCATGCCATTCACTAACTTGCTGTAACGTGGTTGCCAGTTGGAATGAAGTTAGACGAATCCCACTGCGATAAAGTAATTCTGTTGTGGTTTCAGCGATTGCATGTCCGACCAGTGTCCAATGAGTCATCTCTTGTCCCGGGGCATATTCGTTCAACAGTCTACGATGAAGAGTGATCCCGGGATGATTATTCTGCTGAAGCATTGGGAGATAGCTGAGGAAGGAGACTCGATTCAGAACCTCCGGATCAAATTGTCTGAGCAATTCACCATTTG contains:
- a CDS encoding PTS sugar transporter subunit IIA, which encodes MIFRQKACYLLFYTYPEQVIFPSSATMDELFDTMVEKAKDRFPDLKVSEIVKELLSREKSFSTRLSHDVSIPHAYSPDISEPICVVAIAPFGLHWESEEAIVRLVFLVISPKDDPEIHLNILAEIARIVSEASIIHELLRSETSQSFIEKLQKA
- the lpxA gene encoding acyl-ACP--UDP-N-acetylglucosamine O-acyltransferase — protein: MQWIHPTALVDERSQIGNDVEIGPFSVVGPDVIVGDRCILKSHVTVEGPTTMGSDNVFYPFSYIGSAPQDLKYDGEPTTLTIGSNNQFRECVSVHRGTVQGSGKTIIGDHNLLMGYVHVAHDCVLGNHNVLANYTGLSGHVVMEDFITLGGQNGVTQFVHIGSYAYTGAGSLIDKHVVPYTTGYGNRFEVKGINIVGLRRKGFERKVINQILEAHRILFRQDLRTEDALKQIESAFGDVPEVQALVTFIQNVEGAILK
- a CDS encoding cation:proton antiporter; amino-acid sequence: MITWLGTTVLIHFWFNYSLSFCLLASSLIIVTGPTVIHPLLRRIGVNERLHHILHWEGVLIDPIGVFITVLCFEWFFAGSLTLNALEGFGLRLLVGMGTGLVGGYILLVAINRHWIQREYTNILALA
- a CDS encoding NAD-binding protein, coding for MFSVIGFTVIIQGLSAGKVANFLRVKSQDRQGWLIIGVHLLARRVASFIEQTTGHPCVLMDTNTELARQAESEGLRVLRGNALDQTGLPPEFYPFIGNVLALTDNRDLNQLICERWAEVVGRKHVFRWSPDSARQEHPIGGLGQPIWNNLPKPTQIEYTLRNKDAVIAKANLKELPPKLRHDTIPLILQLGKHI